One Streptomyces sp. L2 genomic window carries:
- a CDS encoding methyltransferase domain-containing protein: MAESRSFAELVAEGAAVPTEGWDFSWFEGRATEARPSWRYARSAGRRLARARAALDVQTGGGEVLDFALGCAEPERPLSVAATEGWAPNVAKAAALLRARGVVVVAAPDDAPLPFADGAFDLVLSRHPVAPHWAEIARVLRPGGTYFAQHVGPASVFELVEWFLGAQPEAVRRARDPERERAGAEAAGLEVVELRSERLRMEFHDIGAVVHFLRKVIWMVPGFSVEAYESRLRALHERIVDEGSFVAHSTRHLFDARRRTDA, from the coding sequence ATGGCCGAGTCGCGCTCCTTCGCGGAGCTTGTCGCTGAGGGAGCCGCCGTACCCACCGAGGGGTGGGACTTCTCGTGGTTCGAGGGGCGGGCCACCGAGGCCCGGCCCTCCTGGCGGTACGCGCGGTCGGCGGGGCGGCGGCTCGCCCGCGCGCGGGCCGCGCTGGACGTCCAGACCGGGGGCGGCGAAGTGCTCGACTTCGCCCTGGGGTGCGCCGAGCCGGAGCGCCCGCTGTCGGTCGCCGCCACGGAGGGGTGGGCGCCCAACGTCGCCAAGGCCGCCGCGCTGCTGCGGGCGCGGGGCGTGGTGGTCGTGGCCGCGCCGGACGACGCGCCGTTGCCGTTCGCCGACGGGGCCTTCGACCTCGTCCTGAGCAGGCATCCGGTCGCCCCGCACTGGGCGGAGATCGCGCGCGTGCTGCGGCCGGGCGGGACGTATTTCGCCCAGCACGTGGGGCCCGCCAGCGTGTTCGAGCTGGTGGAGTGGTTCCTCGGAGCGCAGCCGGAGGCGGTGCGCCGGGCCCGGGATCCCGAGCGGGAGCGCGCCGGGGCCGAGGCGGCGGGGCTGGAGGTCGTGGAACTGCGGTCCGAGCGGCTGCGGATGGAGTTCCACGACATCGGCGCCGTCGTCCACTTCCTGCGCAAGGTGATCTGGATGGTGCCCGGCTTCAGCGTCGAGGCGTACGAGTCCCGGCTCCGTGCGCTGCATGAGCGCATCGTGGACGAGGGGTCGTTTGTCGCCCACAGCACCCGGCATCTCTTCGACGCCCGCAGGCGCACCGACGCCTGA
- a CDS encoding LLM class flavin-dependent oxidoreductase — MTGLGAVFRPQLPPERLRAVAELADDVGLEELWLWEDCFREGGVSTAAAALAWTERVRVGVGLLPVPLRNVAVTAMEAASLERMFPGRAILTLGHGVQDWMGQVGARAASPLALLGEHLDALRALLRGERLTVSGRYVTLDDVALDWAPQRQVEVFAGGTGPRTLRLSGTKADGTLLTAATSPAGVREARRIVDEARGAAGRDGAHKVVVYLLTATGAGAAERLRAELLSEGLESVPDLGAAGDAAAVAEAVRRLAEAGADTVVLQPTGDEPDPEGFVRFAAEEVRPLVP, encoded by the coding sequence ATGACTGGACTCGGTGCTGTCTTTCGGCCTCAACTGCCTCCAGAACGCCTCCGTGCGGTAGCCGAACTCGCTGATGACGTCGGTCTCGAAGAGCTGTGGTTGTGGGAGGACTGTTTCCGGGAGGGCGGGGTTTCGACCGCCGCCGCCGCGCTCGCGTGGACCGAGCGGGTGCGGGTCGGGGTCGGGCTGTTGCCCGTCCCGCTGAGGAATGTGGCGGTCACCGCGATGGAGGCAGCCTCGCTGGAGCGGATGTTCCCGGGGCGGGCCATCCTCACCCTCGGGCACGGAGTGCAGGACTGGATGGGCCAGGTGGGAGCACGTGCCGCCTCACCGCTCGCCCTGCTCGGCGAGCACCTCGACGCTCTGCGCGCGCTGCTGCGCGGAGAGCGCCTCACCGTGAGCGGGCGGTACGTCACCCTGGACGACGTCGCGCTCGACTGGGCACCGCAGCGACAGGTCGAGGTCTTCGCCGGCGGCACCGGACCCCGCACGCTCCGCCTCTCCGGGACGAAGGCCGACGGCACCCTGCTCACCGCCGCCACGTCCCCGGCCGGGGTGCGGGAGGCCCGCCGCATCGTCGATGAGGCGCGCGGGGCGGCCGGCCGCGACGGGGCCCACAAGGTCGTCGTCTATCTGCTGACCGCCACCGGTGCCGGTGCCGCCGAACGGCTCCGTGCCGAACTCCTCTCCGAAGGACTGGAGTCGGTGCCGGACCTGGGTGCCGCCGGAGACGCGGCCGCCGTGGCCGAGGCCGTGCGGCGACTGGCGGAGGCCGGCGCCGACACCGTGGTTCTCCAGCCGACCGGCGACGAACCCGACCCGGAGGGATTCGTACGGTTCGCCGCCGAGGAAGTCCGGCCCCTGGTGCCGTAG
- a CDS encoding DUF192 domain-containing protein produces MARWPDGRGTLVVHGGTGGGEPAVAVPLEIATSYRARTKGLLGRESVDGALLLSPAGSIHTFRMRIAIDVAYLDRNLTVIAVRTMKPGRLGLPRLRSRHVLEAEAGAMAGWGLRVGARVAVTL; encoded by the coding sequence ATGGCTCGCTGGCCGGACGGCCGGGGGACGCTGGTGGTGCACGGCGGCACGGGCGGCGGGGAACCAGCCGTCGCCGTCCCCCTGGAGATCGCGACCAGCTACCGCGCCCGCACCAAGGGGCTGTTGGGCCGGGAGTCGGTCGACGGGGCGCTGCTCCTCTCCCCCGCCGGGTCGATCCACACGTTCCGCATGCGCATCGCCATCGACGTGGCGTACCTCGACCGGAACCTCACCGTCATCGCCGTACGCACGATGAAGCCGGGCCGGCTGGGGCTCCCCCGCCTCCGCTCGCGGCATGTCCTGGAGGCGGAGGCAGGGGCCATGGCGGGATGGGGCCTGCGGGTGGGGGCCAGGGTGGCCGTTACCCTGTAG
- a CDS encoding DUF3224 domain-containing protein translates to MRASGTFQVEDFTPAPVRMPDPAIETAVPVGMATMRKRYEGEVAGVSATLFTAAYDQGSGTGTYVAMESFEGALQGRSGAFNFAHSATTLGEGRDAEFFVIVPGSGTGELAGIRGAGGMAVDADSTHRIWFEYEVGGAGTA, encoded by the coding sequence ATGAGAGCTTCAGGGACGTTCCAGGTCGAGGACTTCACGCCCGCGCCCGTGCGGATGCCCGACCCCGCGATCGAGACGGCGGTGCCCGTCGGCATGGCCACCATGCGGAAGCGGTACGAGGGTGAGGTCGCCGGGGTGTCGGCCACTCTGTTCACCGCCGCGTACGACCAGGGCAGCGGGACGGGTACATATGTCGCGATGGAGTCCTTCGAAGGAGCCTTGCAGGGGCGGAGCGGGGCGTTCAACTTCGCCCACTCCGCCACCACCCTCGGGGAGGGCAGAGACGCCGAGTTCTTCGTGATCGTCCCGGGCAGCGGCACCGGGGAGCTGGCCGGGATCCGGGGTGCCGGCGGCATGGCGGTCGACGCGGACAGCACGCACCGGATCTGGTTCGAGTACGAGGTGGGCGGAGCGGGCACGGCGTAG
- a CDS encoding OmpA family protein translates to MTTTPRRSLPLTAAALLVVAALYGVTPAHADDTDPSQPPDTAPSAAAPVKVDPTDPDLKLPEGATLATPKVLDIKSVVEDQSGDERREDTNADVTFALQAEVLFGKDSAKLGGEAKARIATIAGEIKKQNATQVRVFGFTDNLGSSAHGDVLSKQRANAVQAVLDQDLNDPNVTFEVRGYGEQYPIADNSTEAGRKKNRRVEISFPRTEGQ, encoded by the coding sequence GTGACGACCACACCCCGCCGGTCCCTCCCCCTCACCGCCGCCGCCCTCCTGGTCGTAGCGGCGCTCTACGGCGTGACGCCCGCGCACGCCGACGACACGGACCCCAGTCAGCCGCCCGACACGGCGCCCTCCGCCGCTGCGCCGGTGAAGGTCGACCCCACCGACCCCGATCTCAAGCTTCCCGAGGGCGCCACGCTCGCCACGCCCAAGGTGCTGGACATCAAGTCGGTCGTGGAGGACCAGAGCGGAGACGAGCGGCGGGAGGACACCAACGCCGACGTCACGTTCGCGCTGCAGGCCGAGGTGCTGTTCGGCAAGGACAGCGCCAAGCTGGGCGGCGAGGCCAAGGCCCGTATCGCCACCATCGCCGGGGAGATCAAGAAGCAGAACGCGACCCAGGTCCGCGTCTTCGGCTTCACCGACAACCTCGGTTCCTCGGCCCACGGCGACGTCCTGTCCAAGCAGCGCGCCAACGCCGTACAGGCCGTCCTGGACCAGGACCTGAACGACCCGAACGTCACCTTCGAGGTCCGCGGCTACGGCGAGCAGTACCCGATCGCCGACAACTCCACGGAAGCCGGCCGGAAGAAGAACCGCAGGGTCGAGATCTCCTTCCCGCGTACGGAAGGGCAGTGA
- a CDS encoding pilus assembly protein TadG-related protein — MAGLLFLALAYLAVGQAAVNRSGAQTAADAAALAAAQNARQQLAGRWVLDLRDPTEWQDIFDGTVGIDSPDAPCLRAGQLAALNDAEVRQCQPGNTLSYRVDVRTNKPVGDSVVPGTEKVKSTASARAVIKSLCTYDPPAAGADDTALPKLTCKDDRVWDLDPDHLTDLPKPDDLFDVHLADD; from the coding sequence GTGGCGGGTCTGCTCTTCCTTGCGTTGGCGTACCTGGCGGTGGGGCAGGCCGCCGTGAACCGGAGCGGCGCGCAGACGGCGGCCGACGCGGCGGCACTGGCGGCGGCGCAGAATGCGCGCCAACAGTTGGCGGGGCGGTGGGTGCTGGACCTGCGCGATCCAACCGAGTGGCAAGACATATTCGACGGGACGGTCGGCATCGACAGTCCCGACGCTCCCTGCCTGCGAGCGGGACAACTCGCTGCGCTGAACGACGCCGAGGTACGGCAGTGCCAACCCGGCAACACGCTGTCCTACCGGGTCGACGTCAGGACGAACAAGCCCGTCGGGGACTCCGTCGTACCCGGCACGGAGAAGGTGAAGTCGACGGCGTCCGCACGTGCCGTGATCAAGTCCCTGTGCACTTATGACCCCCCGGCCGCGGGCGCCGACGACACGGCCCTGCCCAAGCTGACCTGCAAGGACGATCGGGTCTGGGACCTGGATCCGGACCACCTCACCGATCTGCCGAAGCCCGATGACCTCTTCGACGTCCACCTGGCCGACGACTGA
- a CDS encoding response regulator transcription factor, which produces MSDWNEGAAAFPPPVAEKPLRLVVADDNLVVRAGLTALLSGRDDITVVAQAADGREAYEATLHHRPDVVLLDVRMPGVDGIAALPHLVPLAPVLMLTYSHERETVREALRLGAGGYLVHGEFTTEQLARAVRDVSEGRPHVTPGAAEALVVGLRSGANAHGEPEQPATARQSSDNILSQLQSSVGQSFRAGFQLSVREAEIMDLIASGMTNQQIAAVCFISEKTVKNHINRIFAKLQSTSRAQAAAKWLGVS; this is translated from the coding sequence ATGAGCGACTGGAACGAAGGGGCGGCGGCCTTTCCGCCACCTGTGGCCGAGAAGCCGTTGCGGCTGGTGGTGGCCGACGACAACCTCGTCGTCCGGGCCGGCCTCACCGCCCTGCTGTCCGGCCGCGACGACATCACCGTGGTCGCCCAGGCGGCGGACGGCCGTGAGGCGTACGAGGCGACGCTGCACCACCGCCCCGACGTCGTCCTCCTCGACGTCCGCATGCCCGGCGTGGACGGCATCGCCGCGCTGCCCCACCTGGTGCCACTGGCCCCGGTCCTCATGCTGACGTACAGCCACGAGAGGGAGACCGTGCGGGAGGCGCTGCGGCTGGGGGCCGGTGGATACCTGGTCCACGGGGAGTTCACGACGGAGCAGTTGGCGAGGGCGGTACGGGACGTCAGCGAGGGGCGGCCGCATGTGACGCCGGGGGCGGCGGAGGCGTTGGTGGTGGGCCTTCGGTCCGGTGCGAATGCACATGGGGAGCCGGAACAGCCAGCTACCGCAAGGCAAAGTTCCGATAACATACTTTCGCAGTTGCAATCCTCTGTGGGACAGTCGTTCCGGGCGGGGTTCCAACTGAGCGTGCGGGAGGCGGAGATCATGGACCTCATCGCGTCCGGCATGACCAACCAGCAGATCGCCGCGGTCTGCTTCATCAGCGAGAAGACCGTCAAGAACCACATCAACCGCATCTTCGCCAAACTGCAGAGCACGAGCCGGGCCCAGGCCGCGGCGAAGTGGCTGGGGGTGAGCTGA
- a CDS encoding histidine kinase — MCRQVFGFRLAMIVLAAPAALLNAAPGLGARLVGAAVVVTFMGSYVLFRDWERFGPLLLRHPSLLAADTLFGSLLLVSAGPDTTLAYVSVCTPLLAGLVYSWRGAACFASLQALILLLVHATLKSEQGVSVAESLLLPGLCVIAGAMGSTLRNLLLRFGAATQALTTVQARLAATEAVAAERARLAREMHDSVAKTLYGVALAADGLAATAANPSLDAARMRRQAELVSRSARRAAAESRELLKDLRSQGAPAASETATCVWSELRSMAGDFTARTGLPVVCEGDAKDTAAVLPPLPPCPPPLLRHLLAIAGEALENAHRHASATRVDVRLGVHGDQLRLVIRDDGRGLRPGTTLEHLRASGHFGLLGMVERAGAAGARIRIGRGEHAEGTEVRVDLPLRALTWRDPAVAAVPAVPAVPAAAVPAVADIREFERRTA; from the coding sequence ATGTGCCGACAGGTCTTCGGGTTCCGGCTGGCCATGATCGTGCTGGCGGCCCCGGCGGCCCTGCTGAACGCCGCCCCCGGCCTGGGCGCCCGCCTGGTCGGCGCGGCGGTCGTCGTCACCTTCATGGGGTCGTACGTCCTCTTCCGCGACTGGGAGCGCTTCGGCCCCCTCCTCCTGCGCCACCCCAGCCTCCTCGCGGCGGACACCCTCTTCGGCTCCCTGCTCCTGGTCTCGGCGGGCCCCGACACCACCCTCGCCTACGTCAGCGTCTGCACCCCGCTGCTGGCCGGCCTCGTCTACAGCTGGCGCGGCGCGGCCTGCTTCGCCTCCCTCCAGGCGCTGATCCTGCTCCTCGTGCACGCCACCCTGAAGTCCGAGCAGGGCGTGAGCGTGGCCGAGTCGCTGCTGCTGCCCGGCCTGTGCGTGATCGCCGGTGCCATGGGCTCCACCCTGCGCAATCTGCTACTCCGCTTCGGCGCGGCGACCCAGGCCCTGACGACGGTGCAGGCCCGGCTGGCGGCCACGGAGGCGGTCGCCGCCGAACGGGCCCGGCTGGCCCGGGAGATGCACGACTCGGTGGCCAAGACGCTGTACGGCGTGGCGCTGGCGGCGGACGGCCTGGCGGCGACGGCGGCGAACCCGTCCCTCGACGCCGCCCGGATGCGCCGGCAGGCCGAGCTGGTGTCCCGCTCGGCGCGGCGGGCGGCGGCGGAGTCGCGCGAGCTGCTGAAGGACCTGCGCAGCCAGGGGGCTCCGGCGGCCTCGGAAACGGCGACGTGCGTCTGGAGTGAACTGAGGTCGATGGCCGGGGACTTCACCGCGAGGACGGGCCTGCCGGTGGTCTGCGAGGGGGACGCCAAGGATACGGCGGCCGTCCTCCCACCACTCCCACCCTGCCCGCCTCCACTCCTGCGCCACCTCCTGGCCATCGCGGGGGAGGCGCTGGAGAACGCCCACCGGCACGCGTCCGCGACCCGGGTGGACGTACGGCTCGGAGTCCACGGCGACCAGCTGCGCCTGGTGATCCGCGACGACGGGCGAGGTCTGCGTCCCGGGACCACCCTCGAACACCTCCGCGCCTCCGGCCACTTCGGCCTGCTCGGCATGGTCGAACGGGCGGGTGCCGCGGGCGCCCGCATCCGCATCGGGCGCGGTGAGCACGCCGAGGGCACGGAGGTCCGGGTGGACCTGCCGCTGCGTGCGCTGACGTGGCGAGACCCGGCAGTCGCGGCGGTTCCGGCAGTCCCGGCGGTTCCGGCAGCTGCGGTGCCGGCAGTCGCGGACATCCGGGAGTTCGAGAGGAGGACCGCATGA
- a CDS encoding DUF5936 domain-containing protein: protein MTLVGLLLALLMALGVWGAFAGIRMYRADAKLPTDLVLALEVGSTRTGAVDSLVDRMGMRYAPTVLRLMGPRLVAKYRRRIDLAGNPGGLTLDRYAARRAVYGALGGVGFLVFLLRGQWFVALLLLAFGAFWTEVGIWSAIRIRKDVIERTLPDFLDVLAVVVSAGLGFRQALDRVATKYEGPWADELRITLRQMDLGMSRRQAFTELRRRNDSEQVAMFVTALQQGEELGAPIVDTLVSLAKDMRRTDAQNARRKAARAVPKATLMITTFMVPATMLLLGAGLILGSGVDFGSLTGR from the coding sequence ATGACACTCGTAGGACTCCTGCTGGCCCTCCTCATGGCCCTCGGCGTGTGGGGCGCGTTCGCCGGCATCCGCATGTACCGCGCCGACGCCAAACTCCCCACCGACCTGGTCCTCGCCCTGGAGGTCGGCTCCACCCGCACCGGCGCGGTCGACTCCCTCGTCGACCGCATGGGCATGCGCTACGCCCCCACCGTGCTGCGCCTGATGGGCCCCCGCCTCGTTGCCAAGTACCGCCGCAGGATCGACCTCGCGGGCAACCCCGGCGGCCTCACGCTCGACCGCTACGCCGCCCGCCGCGCGGTCTACGGCGCCCTCGGCGGCGTCGGCTTCCTGGTGTTCCTGCTGCGCGGACAGTGGTTCGTCGCCCTGCTCCTGCTGGCCTTCGGGGCGTTCTGGACGGAGGTCGGCATCTGGTCGGCGATCCGCATCCGCAAGGACGTCATCGAACGGACCCTGCCCGACTTCCTCGACGTCCTCGCGGTCGTGGTCAGCGCCGGCCTCGGCTTCCGCCAGGCCCTGGACCGGGTGGCCACGAAGTACGAGGGCCCCTGGGCCGACGAACTCCGCATCACCCTGCGCCAGATGGACCTCGGCATGAGCCGCCGCCAGGCCTTCACCGAACTCCGCCGCCGCAACGACTCCGAACAGGTCGCCATGTTCGTCACCGCACTCCAGCAGGGCGAGGAACTGGGCGCGCCCATCGTCGACACCCTGGTCTCCCTGGCCAAGGACATGCGCCGCACCGACGCGCAGAACGCCCGCAGGAAGGCGGCCCGCGCGGTCCCCAAGGCCACGCTGATGATCACCACGTTCATGGTCCCGGCGACGATGCTGCTCCTGGGAGCGGGGCTCATCCTCGGCTCCGGGGTGGACTTCGGTTCGCTCACGGGGCGGTGA
- a CDS encoding type II secretion system F family protein, whose product MELHTLVQLTTGVTLLTCVLAVLGLHSYAAGRARRAELVERLTHTGTPPATGRRRRFRDLDRRLRRTRLGHRLELRLAATGLDITPGEFFVCMLAAVAALWIIGQATLAPFFGPLAGLLGIGAAVQFLNWQRQKRIERFINQLPELARILANATQAGLALRTAIGMAAEELEAPAGEELSKVADQLAIGQSMEDALGELADRLPSRELVVLVTTLVLSNRAGGQVVSALRNLTETLEERKETRREIRTQLSQVTMTSYAVPVLGIGALFLMNGVKDGALERMTGSPVGQGCVIIAFALYAVGFLLIRRMSRIDV is encoded by the coding sequence ATGGAACTCCACACCCTCGTCCAGCTCACCACCGGCGTCACCCTGCTCACCTGCGTCCTGGCGGTGCTCGGCCTGCACTCCTACGCCGCCGGCCGCGCCCGGCGCGCGGAACTGGTCGAACGGCTCACCCACACCGGCACGCCACCGGCCACCGGCCGCCGGCGCCGCTTCCGCGACCTCGACCGCCGGCTGCGCCGCACCCGCCTCGGCCACCGGCTCGAACTGCGCCTCGCCGCCACCGGCCTGGACATCACCCCCGGCGAGTTCTTCGTCTGCATGCTCGCCGCGGTGGCCGCCCTCTGGATCATCGGCCAGGCCACCCTCGCCCCGTTCTTCGGGCCCCTCGCCGGGCTCCTCGGCATCGGCGCCGCCGTCCAGTTCCTCAACTGGCAGCGCCAGAAACGCATCGAACGTTTCATCAACCAACTCCCCGAACTGGCCCGCATCCTCGCCAACGCCACCCAGGCCGGCCTCGCCCTGCGCACCGCCATCGGCATGGCCGCCGAGGAACTGGAGGCCCCCGCCGGCGAGGAACTGTCCAAGGTCGCCGACCAGCTCGCCATCGGCCAGTCCATGGAGGACGCCCTCGGCGAACTCGCCGACCGCCTGCCCTCCCGCGAACTCGTCGTCCTCGTCACCACCCTGGTCCTGTCCAACCGCGCCGGCGGCCAGGTCGTCTCCGCGCTCCGCAACCTCACCGAGACCCTGGAGGAACGCAAGGAGACCCGGCGCGAGATCCGCACCCAGCTCTCCCAGGTGACCATGACGTCGTACGCCGTCCCCGTCCTCGGCATCGGCGCGCTGTTCCTGATGAACGGGGTCAAGGACGGAGCCCTGGAACGGATGACCGGCTCGCCCGTCGGCCAGGGGTGCGTGATCATCGCGTTCGCCCTGTACGCCGTCGGCTTCCTCCTCATCCGCCGCATGAGCCGCATCGACGTGTGA